From a single Bacteroidota bacterium genomic region:
- a CDS encoding Rrf2 family transcriptional regulator: MMSKKTKYALKALTALARVYPQGKLTIQAIADQERIPKKFLEQILLELKRQRLVSSLQGSRGGYYLLKQPDDITLAQVYRIFDGAIALVPCVSVNFYEPCADCSDEKSCHLRRELAWVRDQADGIMSQVTLSNLLQPGDTHWSPVI, encoded by the coding sequence ATGATGTCGAAGAAAACCAAATATGCCCTAAAAGCCCTGACGGCCCTCGCCAGAGTCTATCCGCAGGGAAAACTGACCATTCAGGCCATCGCCGATCAGGAACGGATTCCGAAAAAATTCCTCGAACAGATTCTGCTCGAACTCAAACGCCAGCGGTTAGTCAGCAGTCTGCAAGGCAGCCGGGGTGGATATTACCTGCTTAAACAACCGGATGACATCACCCTGGCGCAGGTGTACCGCATTTTTGATGGCGCCATTGCGCTGGTTCCCTGTGTCTCGGTTAACTTTTACGAACCATGTGCCGATTGTTCCGATGAAAAATCCTGTCACTTGCGGCGGGAACTGGCCTGGGTACGCGATCAGGCCGATGGAATCATGTCACAGGTAACCCTCAGCAATCTTCTTCAACCCGGCGATACCCACTGGTCCCCGGTTATCTGA
- a CDS encoding acyl-CoA dehydrogenase family protein, producing the protein MFQPTESMTMIQQSLADFANRKIKPYMNDWDEHQTFPKAVFHELGDLGITGIIFPESLGGAGMGYAEYVTAVIELSKTDGSVGISIAAHNSLCTNHIYQFGTEEQRKRWIPQLASGKKIGAWGLTEPHSGSDAGGLKTTAIREGDVYVVNGSKQFITHSHSGDIAVVLVNTDPSKGTKGVTALVLEKGMEGFSAGKKENKLGLRASETGELIFNQVRVPVANRLGAEGEGFSQAMKILDGGRISIAALSIGMAEGAYEACKAYVNQRKAFGKLIREFQAIQFKLADMKTSIEASKLLTFQAASLKDQGKPTTLESAMCKLFASETAVDVANEAVQVFGGYGYVKDFPVEKFYRDVKLCTIGEGTSEIQRMVIARQILDHA; encoded by the coding sequence ATGTTTCAGCCCACTGAATCGATGACCATGATTCAGCAATCCCTTGCCGATTTCGCCAACCGGAAAATCAAACCCTATATGAATGACTGGGATGAACATCAGACGTTCCCGAAGGCCGTTTTTCATGAATTGGGAGACTTGGGCATTACCGGTATCATTTTTCCGGAATCGCTTGGCGGCGCCGGAATGGGCTATGCAGAATATGTCACGGCTGTCATTGAACTTTCCAAAACCGACGGCTCGGTGGGTATTTCCATCGCCGCACACAATTCACTATGCACCAATCACATTTATCAGTTTGGAACGGAGGAACAGCGGAAACGGTGGATTCCTCAACTGGCATCCGGAAAGAAAATCGGAGCCTGGGGACTGACCGAACCGCACAGCGGATCCGATGCGGGCGGATTGAAAACCACGGCCATCCGTGAAGGTGATGTGTACGTGGTGAACGGCTCGAAACAGTTCATTACCCATTCACACAGCGGAGATATTGCGGTGGTGCTGGTCAACACCGATCCATCGAAGGGAACCAAAGGAGTGACCGCGCTGGTCCTTGAGAAGGGCATGGAAGGTTTTTCGGCCGGAAAGAAAGAAAACAAACTGGGGCTGCGTGCTTCCGAAACCGGCGAACTGATCTTCAATCAGGTTCGGGTACCGGTTGCCAATCGTCTCGGGGCAGAAGGTGAAGGATTCAGTCAGGCCATGAAAATCCTCGATGGCGGACGGATCTCCATTGCGGCCCTGTCGATCGGGATGGCCGAAGGTGCCTATGAAGCCTGTAAAGCCTATGTGAATCAGCGGAAGGCATTCGGAAAACTCATCCGGGAGTTTCAGGCCATTCAATTCAAGCTGGCCGATATGAAAACCTCCATTGAAGCTTCCAAACTTCTCACTTTCCAGGCTGCCTCCCTGAAGGATCAGGGAAAACCCACCACACTGGAGTCGGCCATGTGCAAACTCTTTGCATCGGAAACAGCTGTGGATGTGGCCAATGAGGCGGTTCAGGTTTTTGGCGGCTACGGCTATGTGAAGGACTTTCCGGTGGAGAAATTTTACCGGGATGTGAAATTATGTACCATCGGGGAGGGAACCAGTGAGATCCAGCGGATGGTCATTGCCAGGCAGATCCTGGATCACGCCTGA